The following are encoded together in the Streptomyces rapamycinicus NRRL 5491 genome:
- a CDS encoding LacI family DNA-binding transcriptional regulator produces the protein MSDIAARVGVSQALVSLVFRNQPGASPDTRRRVFQAAEELGYRPDTAAQLLRRTRSRQLGVLFTMRQPHDVGIVEALYPAARKHGYTLVLNAMVDTRDERQAMDELLGLRCEAIITIGTTFERHHLATDVGRPSIVEINPLTRAAGTDVVRTAERNGMRQAVDHLVAQGHRAIAHIDGGGMPGAEERRRGYRAAMRHHGLADHIRVHPGDYTEESGARVARDLLARPELPTAVIAGNDRCAHGLLGTLLRAGVSVPDDVSVVGYDDSQLARLSFIDLTSVRQDAAEAAEVAVRAAAERLDEGRTADRDIVLDPTLVVRGSTGPARTRSTPDGGLLR, from the coding sequence ATGTCCGATATTGCCGCACGCGTCGGTGTCTCGCAGGCCCTGGTGTCACTGGTGTTCCGCAACCAGCCCGGTGCGAGCCCCGATACGCGCCGACGCGTGTTCCAGGCGGCCGAGGAACTGGGCTATCGTCCCGACACCGCCGCCCAGCTTCTGCGCCGTACGCGCAGTCGGCAGTTGGGCGTGCTGTTCACCATGCGTCAGCCGCACGACGTGGGCATCGTCGAGGCCCTGTACCCCGCCGCCCGGAAGCACGGCTACACCCTCGTGCTCAACGCCATGGTCGACACCCGCGACGAGCGTCAGGCGATGGACGAACTGCTCGGACTGCGCTGTGAAGCCATCATCACCATCGGCACGACGTTCGAGCGGCACCACCTGGCCACGGACGTCGGCCGCCCCTCCATCGTGGAGATCAACCCGCTGACGCGAGCCGCCGGTACGGACGTCGTCCGGACCGCCGAGCGGAACGGGATGCGCCAAGCCGTCGACCACCTCGTCGCACAAGGACACCGCGCCATCGCGCACATAGACGGCGGTGGCATGCCCGGCGCCGAGGAGAGACGACGCGGATACCGCGCCGCCATGCGCCACCACGGGCTCGCCGATCACATCCGGGTCCACCCCGGCGACTACACCGAGGAATCCGGCGCCCGGGTGGCCCGGGACCTGCTCGCGCGGCCCGAGTTGCCCACGGCCGTCATCGCCGGGAACGACCGCTGTGCGCACGGTCTGCTCGGCACGCTCCTGCGCGCGGGCGTCAGCGTCCCCGATGACGTGTCCGTCGTGGGCTACGACGACAGCCAGCTCGCCCGGCTGTCCTTCATCGACCTCACCTCCGTGCGCCAGGACGCCGCCGAGGCGGCCGAAGTCGCCGTCCGGGCGGCCGCCGAGCGGCTCGACGAGGGGCGCACCGCCGACCGGGACATCGTCCTCGACCCCACCCTCGTGGTCCGGGGGAGCACCGGCCCGGCCCGCACCCGGTCAACGCCCGACGGCGGCCTTCTCCGGTGA